One window of the Rhodococcus sovatensis genome contains the following:
- a CDS encoding ABC transporter ATP-binding protein yields MIAGAQRRSGASTSTQPAVQLTDVRKTYDGVPAVDGLRLEVGQAQVLALLGPNGAGKTTTVEMCEGFVTPDSGTVRVLGLDPIAQSAQLRPRIGVMLQGGGAYPGAKAGEMLRLVASYSADPLDPDWLLDCLGLEHAVKTPYRRLSGGQQQRLALACAIVGRPELVFLDEPTAGLDAQARLLVWELIDALRRDGVSVLITTHLMDEAEQLADELVIIDHGKIVASGTASELTKQGAEGRLRFSAPPRLELSLLDAALPAGYHPIEETPGSYVIEGVIEPPILVTVTSWCAEQDVLATELQVDQRRLEDVFLELTGRELRR; encoded by the coding sequence GTGATCGCCGGTGCGCAGAGAAGAAGCGGTGCGTCGACGTCGACCCAGCCCGCAGTGCAGTTGACCGACGTACGAAAGACGTACGACGGCGTGCCGGCAGTCGACGGGCTCCGACTCGAGGTCGGTCAAGCGCAGGTACTTGCACTGCTCGGTCCCAACGGCGCAGGCAAGACCACGACCGTGGAGATGTGCGAAGGGTTCGTCACTCCGGACTCGGGCACGGTCCGGGTACTGGGTCTCGATCCCATCGCCCAATCCGCTCAGCTTCGCCCGCGCATCGGCGTCATGTTGCAAGGCGGTGGTGCGTATCCGGGCGCGAAAGCCGGGGAAATGCTCCGACTCGTCGCGTCGTACTCGGCCGACCCGCTCGATCCCGATTGGCTTCTCGACTGTCTCGGCTTGGAGCACGCAGTCAAGACCCCATACCGACGCCTGTCCGGTGGGCAGCAGCAACGACTGGCACTGGCCTGCGCGATCGTCGGCCGACCTGAACTGGTCTTCCTCGACGAGCCGACCGCAGGGCTCGACGCGCAGGCACGGCTGCTTGTCTGGGAGTTGATCGACGCACTTCGCCGTGACGGTGTCAGCGTCCTCATCACCACACACCTAATGGACGAGGCAGAGCAACTCGCCGACGAACTGGTCATCATCGATCACGGCAAGATCGTTGCCTCCGGGACAGCGTCCGAGCTGACCAAACAAGGCGCCGAAGGTCGGTTGCGATTCAGCGCCCCTCCGCGCCTCGAGCTGTCTCTGCTCGATGCGGCTCTCCCTGCGGGGTACCACCCGATCGAAGAGACTCCAGGGTCGTATGTGATCGAGGGAGTCATCGAGCCGCCGATCCTGGTCACCGTCACGTCGTGGTGCGCCGAACAAGACGTACTGGCAACCGAACTCCAGGTCGACCAACGGCGCCTGGAAGACGTATTTCTGGAACTGACCGGCAGGGAGCTGAGACGATGA
- the sufB gene encoding Fe-S cluster assembly protein SufB, which yields MTQDETIASLGTYGYGWSDSDAAGESAKRGLSEAVVRDISSKKSEPEWMLEARLKALKTFDRKPMPNWGSNLDGIDFDNIKYFVRSSEKQAATWDDLPEDIKNTYDKLGIPEAEKQRLVSGVAAQYESEVVYHSIREDLEAQGVLFLDTDTALKEQPELFREYFGTVIPAGDNKFSALNTAVWSGGSFIYVPPGVHVDIPLQAYFRINTENMGQFERTLIIVDEGAYVHYVEGCTAPIYKSDSLHSAVVEIIVKKGGRCRYTTIQNWSNNVYNLVTKRAKAEAGATMEWIDGNIGSKVTMKYPAVWMTGEYAKGEVLSVAFAGPDQHQDTGSKMLHLAPHTSSNIVSKSVARGGGRTSYRGLIQINKGAYGSRSTVKCDALLVDTISRSDTYPYVDIREDDVSMGHEATVSKVSDDQLFYLMSRGLTEDEAMAMVVRGFVEPIARELPMEYALELNRLIELQMEGSVG from the coding sequence ATGACGCAGGACGAGACCATCGCCTCGCTCGGCACCTACGGCTACGGTTGGTCCGACTCGGACGCCGCCGGTGAAAGCGCGAAGCGCGGCCTGTCGGAAGCAGTCGTGCGGGACATCTCCTCCAAGAAGAGCGAGCCCGAGTGGATGTTGGAGGCTCGGCTCAAGGCGCTGAAGACCTTCGACCGCAAGCCGATGCCGAACTGGGGTTCCAACCTCGACGGAATCGACTTCGACAACATCAAGTACTTCGTTCGCTCCAGTGAAAAGCAGGCCGCGACGTGGGACGACCTGCCGGAGGACATCAAGAATACGTACGACAAGCTCGGCATCCCCGAGGCGGAGAAGCAGCGCCTGGTCTCCGGCGTCGCAGCTCAGTACGAGTCCGAGGTGGTCTACCACTCGATTCGTGAGGATCTCGAAGCGCAGGGCGTCCTGTTCCTCGACACCGACACCGCGCTCAAGGAGCAGCCCGAGCTGTTCCGCGAGTACTTCGGCACGGTTATTCCTGCCGGCGACAACAAGTTCTCCGCGTTGAACACAGCCGTGTGGTCGGGTGGCTCGTTCATCTACGTGCCGCCGGGTGTGCACGTCGACATCCCGCTGCAGGCGTATTTCCGGATCAATACCGAGAACATGGGTCAGTTCGAGCGCACGCTGATCATCGTCGACGAAGGTGCATACGTGCACTACGTCGAGGGTTGCACCGCACCGATCTACAAGTCGGACTCGCTGCACTCCGCAGTTGTGGAGATCATCGTGAAGAAGGGTGGTCGGTGCCGCTACACGACCATCCAGAACTGGTCGAACAACGTGTACAACCTGGTCACCAAGCGAGCCAAGGCCGAGGCCGGCGCCACGATGGAGTGGATCGACGGCAACATCGGGTCCAAGGTCACCATGAAGTACCCGGCTGTATGGATGACCGGCGAGTACGCGAAGGGCGAGGTTCTCTCCGTCGCGTTTGCCGGCCCGGATCAGCACCAGGACACCGGTTCCAAGATGCTGCACCTGGCGCCGCACACCTCGTCGAACATCGTGAGCAAGTCGGTGGCGCGTGGCGGAGGCCGCACGTCGTACCGCGGCCTGATCCAGATCAACAAGGGTGCATATGGTTCACGCTCGACAGTGAAGTGCGACGCGCTCCTCGTCGACACGATCTCGCGTTCGGACACCTACCCGTACGTGGATATCCGCGAGGACGATGTCTCGATGGGGCACGAGGCAACCGTGTCCAAGGTCAGCGATGATCAGCTGTTCTACCTGATGAGCCGTGGTCTGACCGAGGACGAAGCGATGGCGATGGTCGTGCGAGGTTTCGTCGAACCGATCGCTCGCGAGCTTCCGATGGAATACGCGCTCGAGCTCAACCGGCTCATCGAGCTTCAGATGGAAGGGTCGGTCGGATAA
- a CDS encoding metal-sulfur cluster assembly factor, which yields MTETPVTGTPETAPVSLTAEEIKVLEDLEEAMRDVVDPELGINVVDLGLVYDIKIDDEDVVTVDMTLTSAACPLTDVIEDQARGALVRSGLCSDLKINWVWLPPWGPDKITDDGREQLRALGFTV from the coding sequence ATGACCGAAACACCCGTTACAGGAACACCCGAGACCGCGCCGGTGTCACTCACCGCCGAAGAGATCAAGGTCCTCGAGGACCTCGAAGAGGCGATGCGCGACGTCGTCGATCCGGAACTCGGCATCAATGTCGTCGATCTCGGCCTGGTGTACGACATCAAGATCGACGACGAGGACGTCGTCACAGTCGACATGACCTTGACCTCGGCGGCCTGCCCGCTCACCGATGTCATCGAGGATCAGGCTCGTGGCGCCCTCGTGCGCAGCGGTCTGTGCTCCGACCTCAAGATCAACTGGGTCTGGTTGCCGCCATGGGGCCCGGACAAGATCACCGACGACGGCCGCGAGCAGCTCAGGGCGCTCGGCTTCACCGTCTGA
- a CDS encoding ABC transporter permease: protein MTARRDVRVADNRFEVGLFTPKPQPSSPMVMLTAQSFLELKLLLRNGEQLLLTMFIPITLLVGLTLLPLGAMGTEPVNQVVPAVMMVAVMSTAFTGQAIAVGFDRRYGALKRLGATPLPKWGIIGGKAAAVLLVVVLQSVVLGSIGLALGWRPAAAGLLLGAVVIALGTVTFATMGLLLGGTLRAEIVLALANILWFVMLGIGSLVVLAEDLPSALHTIARLVPSGALAEALGQAVTGSLDWFGIAVLTGWALLCGWLAVRTFRFT, encoded by the coding sequence ATGACGGCGCGCAGGGATGTCCGGGTGGCCGACAATCGCTTCGAAGTCGGACTTTTCACCCCGAAGCCGCAGCCCAGTTCGCCGATGGTCATGTTGACGGCGCAGTCTTTCCTCGAATTGAAGCTGTTGCTCCGCAACGGTGAACAACTCCTTCTCACCATGTTCATACCGATCACCCTCCTGGTCGGGCTGACGCTGCTACCGCTGGGCGCGATGGGCACCGAACCGGTGAACCAGGTCGTTCCGGCCGTGATGATGGTGGCCGTCATGTCGACGGCCTTCACCGGTCAGGCCATTGCAGTCGGATTCGACCGCCGCTACGGTGCGCTCAAACGTCTGGGTGCGACGCCGCTACCAAAGTGGGGAATCATCGGGGGCAAGGCAGCCGCCGTACTGCTGGTCGTCGTGTTGCAGTCGGTCGTGCTGGGGTCGATCGGCCTTGCACTCGGCTGGCGCCCCGCCGCGGCTGGGCTACTTCTGGGTGCAGTGGTGATCGCACTCGGGACCGTGACGTTCGCGACAATGGGCCTGCTGCTCGGCGGCACTCTGCGGGCCGAGATCGTTCTCGCGCTCGCGAATATCCTCTGGTTCGTCATGCTGGGGATCGGCTCGCTCGTCGTGCTAGCCGAGGACCTACCCTCCGCACTACACACCATTGCTCGCCTTGTGCCGTCCGGCGCCCTGGCCGAAGCGCTCGGGCAAGCCGTGACCGGCTCGCTCGACTGGTTCGGGATCGCTGTCCTCACCGGGTGGGCGCTTCTGTGCGGCTGGCTCGCGGTCCGCACGTTCCGGTTCACCTGA
- the mptB gene encoding polyprenol phosphomannose-dependent alpha 1,6 mannosyltransferase MptB yields the protein MPPTADEQNSNETRPDAEPPFRARVTHAVRRVVGLDANQPSSSVSVLHGDEAEAPGLNEAETGQLRGIRRFGAAGAIMMSLGALGAGAQPVLQNPVVGIRILSLPSRMATTALTVTMIGTVMVVLAWLLLGRFAVGRLRDGNVPRRLTRSQLDRTLLLWILPLCVAPPMFSRDVYSYLAQSEITARGLDPYAIGPAGALGVDNVLTRTVPNIWRDTPAPYGPLFLWMGRGITWLTGENIVAGIFFHRLLALAGVALIVWALPRLARRCGVASVSALWLGAANPLLLFHLVAGIHNEALMIGLMLAGTELGLRAIGSAKALHGKPLLLLIAGAGLIALSSTVKIPSLLALGFVGMALAKRWGGTPRAVLSSAALLGAVSIVIIGGVSVVSGLGFGWINTLGTAGVVRSWMSIPTILGLGTGFAGVLLGLGDHTTAVLGLTRPIAAVVAGFVALRMLVAVLKGRLHPVGALGVTLGAVVLLFPVVQPWYLLWAVTPLAAWATTRAFRGPAIVFSSIVSVILMPNGSEYQPFQIVQAAVMTILTIGILFLLTRSRLPWRGTTGPPVPGRAGEEYAGSS from the coding sequence GTGCCACCGACCGCAGACGAGCAGAACTCCAACGAGACTCGGCCGGACGCAGAACCGCCGTTTCGCGCGCGCGTCACCCACGCCGTCAGGCGGGTCGTCGGCCTCGATGCGAACCAACCCTCCTCGAGTGTTTCGGTACTTCACGGCGACGAGGCCGAAGCGCCCGGCCTGAACGAAGCCGAGACCGGGCAACTGCGAGGAATCCGACGTTTCGGGGCCGCCGGAGCGATCATGATGTCTCTCGGTGCGCTCGGAGCAGGCGCACAGCCGGTGCTTCAGAACCCCGTCGTCGGTATTCGGATACTCAGCCTGCCCTCTCGGATGGCGACCACCGCACTGACCGTGACGATGATCGGCACGGTGATGGTAGTGCTGGCCTGGCTGCTGCTCGGCAGATTCGCAGTCGGTCGGCTCCGCGACGGCAACGTGCCCCGACGGCTGACGCGCTCTCAGCTGGACCGGACGCTCCTCTTGTGGATTCTGCCGCTGTGTGTTGCGCCCCCGATGTTCAGCCGCGACGTCTACTCGTATCTCGCGCAGAGCGAGATCACCGCACGCGGACTCGATCCCTATGCGATCGGCCCCGCTGGGGCCCTAGGCGTCGACAACGTCCTCACTCGTACGGTGCCGAACATCTGGCGCGACACGCCGGCCCCCTACGGCCCGCTATTTCTCTGGATGGGTCGAGGAATCACCTGGTTGACCGGTGAGAACATCGTCGCCGGCATCTTCTTTCATCGCCTGCTCGCCCTGGCCGGCGTCGCACTGATCGTGTGGGCGCTTCCCCGCCTTGCACGTCGATGTGGTGTCGCCTCGGTCAGCGCGCTGTGGCTCGGCGCCGCCAACCCCCTCCTTCTTTTTCACCTTGTGGCGGGCATCCACAACGAGGCATTGATGATCGGCCTGATGCTGGCGGGTACCGAGTTGGGTCTGCGTGCGATCGGATCCGCGAAGGCGCTGCACGGAAAACCACTGCTGCTCCTGATAGCCGGTGCCGGTCTCATAGCGTTGTCGTCGACGGTGAAGATTCCGTCGTTGCTCGCACTCGGTTTCGTCGGAATGGCACTTGCCAAGAGATGGGGCGGAACGCCGCGGGCGGTTCTGTCGTCTGCGGCACTTCTCGGGGCCGTCAGCATCGTCATCATCGGCGGGGTCAGCGTCGTCAGCGGGTTGGGCTTCGGGTGGATAAACACGCTCGGAACGGCGGGCGTCGTGCGGAGCTGGATGTCGATACCGACGATCCTCGGTCTCGGTACCGGGTTCGCAGGGGTTCTTCTCGGGCTGGGAGACCATACGACCGCTGTGCTCGGACTCACTCGTCCGATCGCCGCCGTCGTCGCCGGGTTCGTCGCGTTGCGCATGCTGGTTGCGGTGCTGAAGGGAAGACTGCATCCGGTCGGCGCTCTCGGGGTGACTTTGGGCGCGGTGGTCCTGCTGTTCCCGGTGGTCCAGCCTTGGTATCTGCTGTGGGCAGTCACGCCGCTCGCGGCGTGGGCGACGACGCGTGCATTCCGCGGACCCGCAATCGTCTTCTCCTCGATCGTGAGTGTCATCCTGATGCCGAACGGGAGCGAATACCAGCCGTTCCAGATCGTTCAAGCTGCGGTGATGACCATCTTGACCATTGGAATTCTGTTTCTGCTCACCCGCTCACGTCTGCCGTGGCGCGGCACGACCGGACCACCGGTGCCGGGCCGAGCGGGCGAGGAATACGCTGGTTCCTCGTGA
- the sufC gene encoding Fe-S cluster assembly ATPase SufC, producing the protein MSTLEIRDLHVSVANSDATADPIDILKGVDLTVKSGETHAIMGPNGSGKSTLSYAIAGHPKYTITSGTITLDGENVLDMSVDERARAGLFLAMQYPVEVPGVSMSNFLRTAATAVRGDAPKLRLWVKEVKNAMGELEIKDEFADRSVNEGFSGGEKKRHEILQLGLLKPKIAILDETDSGLDVDALRVVSEGVNAYKEREDGGVLLITHYTRILRYIKPDFVHVFVGGKIVQSGGAELADELESNGYAGFTQAATTGA; encoded by the coding sequence ATGTCCACGCTTGAAATCCGCGACTTGCACGTCAGTGTCGCAAACTCTGACGCCACCGCAGATCCGATCGACATCCTCAAGGGAGTCGACCTGACGGTCAAGTCCGGCGAAACCCACGCCATCATGGGTCCCAATGGATCCGGCAAGTCCACGTTGTCCTATGCGATCGCTGGACACCCTAAGTACACCATCACCTCGGGGACCATCACCCTCGACGGCGAGAACGTTCTCGACATGAGTGTCGACGAGCGCGCTCGCGCAGGCTTGTTCCTCGCGATGCAGTATCCCGTCGAGGTGCCCGGCGTGTCGATGTCCAACTTCCTCCGCACGGCCGCCACTGCGGTGCGTGGAGACGCTCCGAAGCTTCGCCTGTGGGTCAAAGAAGTGAAGAACGCGATGGGCGAGCTGGAGATCAAGGACGAGTTCGCCGACCGTAGCGTCAACGAAGGGTTCTCCGGTGGAGAGAAGAAGCGCCACGAGATCCTTCAGCTCGGTCTGCTCAAGCCCAAGATTGCCATCCTCGACGAGACCGATTCAGGGCTCGACGTCGATGCGCTCCGCGTGGTGTCCGAGGGAGTCAACGCATACAAGGAGCGTGAGGACGGCGGAGTTCTGCTGATCACGCACTACACGCGAATCCTGCGCTACATCAAGCCGGACTTCGTACACGTCTTCGTCGGCGGCAAGATCGTTCAATCCGGCGGAGCAGAGCTCGCCGACGAGCTCGAGTCGAATGGCTACGCCGGATTCACGCAGGCTGCAACGACCGGAGCGTGA
- the sufD gene encoding Fe-S cluster assembly protein SufD: MSNSHTGVPLDGVIGAVTGENPTSGREDKSKLVANKGAQFTSYDVDAFEIPSGRDELWRFTPLRRLRGLHDGSASASSAADIAVSAPQGVTIEKVGRDDKRLGVAGVPADRVAAQAYSAFAEATVVTVASEVEVDGPVDITVTGPGVDAVAYGHLQIRLEKFAKATVVIDQIGSGTYAENIEFVVDDSAHLTVVLIQDWETDAVHVGAHHARLGRDSVLRHFNVSLGGDLVRVSPTVHYDAPGGDAELFGLYFADAGQHLEQRLLVDHTAPKCKSNVLYKGALQGETGPGKVDAHTVWIGDVLIRAEAEDTSTFEFNRNLVLTDGARADSVPNLEIETGEILGAGHASATGRFDDEQLFYLRARGISEEAARRLIVRGFFHEIIDRIPVAAVRERLDAAIETELAITGA, translated from the coding sequence GTGAGTAATTCTCATACAGGAGTTCCACTCGACGGCGTGATCGGCGCCGTCACTGGCGAGAATCCGACCTCGGGCAGGGAAGACAAGTCGAAGCTCGTCGCCAACAAGGGTGCTCAGTTCACCTCCTACGACGTCGACGCCTTCGAAATTCCGTCCGGTCGCGATGAGCTGTGGCGCTTCACACCGCTGCGGCGGCTGCGTGGTCTTCACGATGGATCCGCGTCGGCCAGCTCGGCCGCCGATATCGCGGTGTCCGCACCCCAGGGTGTGACGATCGAGAAGGTCGGTCGTGACGACAAGCGTCTCGGCGTCGCCGGTGTCCCCGCCGACCGCGTCGCAGCCCAGGCGTATTCGGCGTTCGCCGAGGCGACCGTAGTGACTGTTGCGTCGGAGGTCGAGGTGGACGGGCCCGTCGACATCACGGTCACCGGACCCGGCGTCGATGCAGTCGCGTACGGGCACCTGCAGATTCGACTCGAGAAGTTCGCGAAAGCGACCGTGGTGATCGATCAGATCGGTAGCGGTACGTACGCCGAGAACATCGAGTTCGTCGTCGACGACAGTGCACACCTGACAGTCGTGCTGATTCAGGACTGGGAGACCGATGCTGTGCACGTGGGTGCGCATCATGCTCGCCTCGGTCGCGACTCGGTGCTCCGCCACTTCAACGTCAGCCTCGGCGGCGACCTGGTTCGCGTCAGTCCGACGGTGCACTACGACGCTCCGGGCGGCGACGCCGAGCTCTTCGGTCTGTACTTCGCGGATGCCGGTCAGCACCTCGAACAGCGGCTGCTGGTGGACCACACGGCTCCCAAGTGCAAGTCGAACGTGCTCTACAAGGGCGCACTTCAGGGTGAGACCGGACCGGGAAAGGTCGACGCACACACCGTGTGGATCGGGGACGTGCTCATTCGCGCGGAAGCCGAGGACACCAGCACGTTCGAGTTCAATCGCAATCTCGTCCTCACCGACGGCGCACGCGCGGACTCCGTGCCGAACCTCGAGATCGAAACGGGTGAGATCCTCGGTGCCGGACACGCAAGTGCCACCGGCCGATTCGACGACGAGCAGTTGTTCTACCTACGCGCTCGCGGAATTTCCGAAGAAGCGGCTCGCCGTTTGATCGTGCGCGGGTTCTTCCACGAGATCATCGACCGGATTCCGGTGGCCGCGGTACGCGAGCGACTCGACGCCGCCATCGAGACCGAACTCGCCATCACCGGCGCCTAG
- a CDS encoding cysteine desulfurase → MASPAPAALHESAFDVSSVRADFPILARTVRDDKPLVYLDSGATCQRPVQVLDAEREFLLTCNAAVHRGAHQLAEEATDAYEGARALIGSFVGAHIDELVFTKNATESLNLIAYVLGDDRFDRHVGPGDEIVITELEHHANLVPWQELARRTGATLRWYGVTEDGRIDLDSLELTDAVKVVAFTHQSNVTGAVAPVEELVRRARAVGALVVLDACQSVPHMAVDFHALDVDYAAFSGHKMLGPSGVGVLYGKAALLDAMPPFITGGSMIETVTMEKTTYAPPPQRFEAGVPMTSQVVGLGAAVQYLDKIGIEAIAAHEKSLVAATLAEFDAIDGLRVIGPNDNVNRGSAVSFVVDGIHAHDLGQILDDEGVAIRVGHHCAWPLHRWFGVAATARASFALYNTVDEVAVLADAIRRAQRFFGGTRSTGEA, encoded by the coding sequence ATGGCCAGCCCTGCGCCAGCAGCCCTGCACGAGAGTGCATTCGACGTCTCGTCGGTCCGAGCGGATTTTCCGATTCTGGCTCGGACAGTACGCGATGACAAACCGCTGGTGTACCTCGATTCGGGTGCAACGTGTCAGCGTCCGGTGCAGGTGTTGGACGCCGAACGTGAGTTTCTTCTGACGTGCAACGCCGCTGTCCACCGCGGTGCGCATCAACTCGCGGAGGAAGCCACCGACGCGTACGAGGGCGCTCGCGCGCTCATCGGATCGTTCGTCGGTGCACATATCGACGAGTTGGTGTTCACCAAGAATGCGACCGAGTCGCTGAACCTGATCGCCTACGTTCTCGGAGACGATCGCTTCGACCGTCATGTCGGGCCCGGTGATGAGATCGTGATCACCGAGCTGGAGCATCACGCGAATCTGGTTCCCTGGCAAGAACTTGCTCGGCGTACCGGGGCGACCCTGCGCTGGTACGGCGTCACCGAGGACGGGCGGATCGACCTCGACTCGCTCGAGTTGACGGACGCGGTGAAGGTTGTCGCATTCACTCATCAGTCGAACGTCACCGGCGCCGTGGCACCTGTCGAGGAACTCGTGCGTCGTGCGCGTGCGGTGGGTGCGTTGGTTGTCCTCGACGCCTGCCAGTCGGTTCCGCACATGGCTGTCGACTTCCACGCTCTCGATGTCGACTACGCTGCGTTCTCCGGTCACAAGATGCTCGGACCGTCGGGCGTCGGTGTGCTGTACGGCAAGGCTGCGCTGCTCGATGCGATGCCTCCGTTCATCACCGGCGGGTCGATGATCGAGACCGTCACCATGGAAAAGACGACGTACGCGCCGCCGCCTCAACGATTCGAGGCAGGAGTGCCGATGACGTCGCAGGTCGTCGGGCTTGGCGCTGCAGTGCAGTACTTGGACAAGATCGGCATCGAGGCCATCGCAGCGCACGAGAAGTCGCTCGTGGCAGCAACTCTCGCCGAATTCGACGCAATCGACGGGCTCCGTGTGATCGGACCGAACGACAACGTGAACCGCGGTTCTGCCGTGTCCTTCGTCGTCGACGGTATCCACGCCCACGATCTCGGCCAGATCCTCGATGACGAGGGTGTAGCGATACGCGTCGGACACCACTGCGCGTGGCCACTGCACCGCTGGTTCGGTGTTGCAGCAACCGCGCGCGCGTCGTTTGCGCTGTACAACACCGTCGACGAGGTAGCGGTTCTCGCCGACGCGATTCGGCGTGCACAGCGCTTCTTCGGGGGGACCCGCAGCACAGGAGAGGCCTGA
- the sufU gene encoding Fe-S cluster assembly sulfur transfer protein SufU, with protein MRMEQMYQEVILDHYKHPHGRGLREPFGAEVHHVNPTCGDEVTLRVHIDTDGIVADVSYDGQGCSISQAATSVLTDQVVGHSVERALEIVEAFSAMVGSRGNVEGDEDVIGDGIAFAGVSKYPARVKCALLGWMAFKDAVVRIEEALHEEPARS; from the coding sequence ATGCGAATGGAACAGATGTACCAGGAAGTGATCCTCGATCACTACAAACATCCGCACGGGCGCGGCCTCCGTGAACCGTTCGGTGCCGAGGTCCATCACGTCAATCCGACGTGCGGCGACGAAGTGACACTGCGTGTTCACATCGACACCGATGGCATCGTCGCCGACGTCTCCTACGACGGCCAGGGATGTTCCATCAGCCAAGCGGCCACGTCCGTTCTCACCGACCAAGTGGTCGGGCACTCGGTAGAAAGAGCACTCGAAATCGTCGAAGCGTTCAGTGCGATGGTCGGGAGCCGGGGTAACGTCGAGGGGGACGAGGACGTCATCGGTGACGGGATCGCCTTCGCCGGAGTCTCGAAGTACCCGGCACGCGTCAAGTGCGCACTGCTCGGGTGGATGGCTTTCAAGGACGCAGTTGTTCGAATAGAAGAAGCTCTGCACGAAGAACCCGCACGATCGTAG
- a CDS encoding metalloregulator ArsR/SmtB family transcription factor produces MKTATSSTRADGSVDDGTTPPSEVEAVLSSSAAGQGTAGQEGHTRSAVVTLLLEEGPITASDIGNRLGLSAAGVRRHLEALIDNGEARIAPVRALRQRGRGRPAKHFQLTAVGRNKLGHTYDDLAGAAMRQLRKIGGDAAIETFARQRVDAIVADVEPVDGDRPADVEEAADRIADAFTAAGFAASTRVVGNGVQICQHHCPVSHVAAEFPELCDAERAAFTELLGTHVQRLATIANGDCACTTHVPLNMPTRRSTPSTMSGAQPRAGERTSLRKELA; encoded by the coding sequence GTGAAAACAGCAACGAGCTCTACGCGTGCGGATGGAAGTGTCGATGACGGCACGACTCCTCCGTCGGAAGTCGAGGCTGTGCTGAGTTCTTCTGCCGCTGGTCAGGGTACCGCGGGTCAGGAAGGACACACTCGTTCCGCCGTCGTGACGCTGCTTCTCGAAGAGGGTCCGATCACCGCATCGGATATCGGTAATCGGCTCGGCTTGAGCGCAGCAGGCGTTCGCCGCCACCTCGAAGCTCTCATCGACAACGGTGAAGCACGTATCGCGCCGGTGCGCGCACTCCGTCAGCGCGGCCGTGGCCGCCCCGCCAAGCACTTCCAGCTGACCGCCGTAGGGCGCAACAAGCTCGGCCACACGTACGACGACCTTGCCGGTGCCGCGATGCGTCAGCTTCGCAAGATCGGTGGTGACGCTGCAATCGAGACCTTCGCACGTCAGCGGGTCGATGCCATCGTGGCTGACGTCGAACCAGTGGACGGTGACCGCCCCGCCGACGTCGAGGAAGCCGCCGACCGCATTGCGGACGCATTCACCGCTGCTGGGTTCGCCGCATCGACGCGGGTCGTGGGCAACGGTGTCCAGATTTGCCAACACCACTGCCCGGTGTCACACGTCGCCGCAGAATTTCCCGAGCTCTGCGACGCGGAGCGTGCGGCGTTCACCGAGTTGCTCGGCACCCACGTGCAACGCCTTGCGACCATCGCGAACGGTGACTGCGCGTGCACAACTCACGTACCCCTCAACATGCCGACAAGACGATCCACCCCCTCCACAATGTCCGGTGCGCAGCCCCGCGCCGGAGAACGCACAAGCCTCCGGAAGGAGCTCGCATGA